In Pirellulales bacterium, a single window of DNA contains:
- a CDS encoding ATP-dependent zinc protease: MTHANINTLKRRIPIRKWYVFTISALLMAPCRAWAEGSPASPRVSPLARVIGTTAIVTEIGSDIKLAARVDTGAATCSMHCDAFEIQQASNDPKENIGKPIRFRTKGVDGKTKWLRAKVADFVVVKTAEHDEERYTVRLRLRCEDVVKEVLVTLNNREKMTYPMLLGRNFLRDDFLVNVSLEGNK, encoded by the coding sequence ATGACGCATGCCAATATCAATACGTTGAAACGTCGCATACCGATTCGGAAGTGGTACGTCTTCACGATTTCGGCATTGCTGATGGCGCCTTGTCGTGCGTGGGCGGAAGGCTCGCCTGCATCGCCACGTGTCTCTCCGCTCGCTCGAGTCATCGGCACGACGGCAATCGTCACCGAGATTGGTTCCGACATAAAGCTCGCGGCACGAGTCGATACTGGGGCCGCCACGTGCTCGATGCATTGCGACGCGTTTGAAATTCAACAGGCGTCGAACGATCCCAAAGAGAATATTGGCAAACCCATTCGGTTCCGAACGAAGGGCGTGGACGGCAAAACGAAATGGCTGCGTGCGAAAGTAGCCGACTTTGTCGTAGTGAAAACAGCGGAACACGACGAAGAGCGCTACACGGTCCGCTTACGGCTGCGATGCGAAGACGTGGTAAAGGAAGTTCTGGTAACGCTGAACAATCGCGAAAAAATGACCTATCCGATGTTGCTCGGGCGCAATTTTCTTCGCGATGATTTCCTGGTAAACGTCAGCCTCGAGGGCAACAAGTGA